A portion of the Chondrinema litorale genome contains these proteins:
- a CDS encoding DUF547 domain-containing protein gives MKKTAIIFFSLMFLGFYSNAQQESFFKKADAFFKSNVTEGRVKYKGIKQNSSVLNNLTDYVANVDVSQFSSDEKKAFYLNAYNILVIKNIIDAYPIDSPMSIDGFFDKKKQTVAGEVLTLNEIENKKIREVYKDSRIHFALVCAAKGCPEIASFAFTPEMVDEQLQQLTTKAINNSDFTKVNKSEKQVMLSEIFNWYKQDFLNEAPDLLAYINKYRKEKLDKNFKVSHYSYNWELNEADMHN, from the coding sequence ATGAAAAAGACAGCAATTATTTTTTTTAGTCTGATGTTTTTGGGCTTCTATTCCAATGCACAACAAGAATCATTTTTTAAAAAAGCAGATGCATTTTTTAAATCTAATGTAACCGAAGGAAGGGTGAAATATAAGGGAATTAAACAAAATTCTTCGGTATTGAATAACCTGACTGATTATGTAGCAAATGTTGATGTTAGCCAATTTTCATCAGACGAAAAAAAAGCATTTTACCTGAATGCTTATAATATTCTAGTAATAAAAAATATTATTGATGCTTATCCGATTGACTCACCTATGAGCATAGATGGCTTTTTTGATAAAAAGAAACAAACAGTAGCGGGTGAAGTACTCACATTAAATGAAATTGAAAATAAAAAAATAAGAGAGGTTTATAAAGATAGCCGAATTCACTTTGCTTTAGTTTGTGCAGCTAAAGGATGTCCTGAGATTGCCAGTTTTGCTTTTACTCCAGAAATGGTGGATGAACAATTACAGCAACTAACAACAAAAGCAATTAACAATTCTGATTTCACCAAAGTAAATAAGTCTGAGAAGCAAGTTATGCTATCAGAGATTTTTAATTGGTACAAACAAGACTTTTTAAATGAAGCTCCCGATTTGTTAGCTTATATCAATAAATACAGAAAAGAAAAATTAGACAAAAACTTTAAAGTATCTCATTACTCTTATAATTGGGAGTTAAACGAAGCTGACATGCACAATTAA
- a CDS encoding sodium:solute symporter family protein codes for MTLTGIDWLFIALFFIISTAIGIITSRQAGKSAQDFFLSGRNMPWWLLGVSMVATTFSADTPNLVADIVRNNGVAGNWVWWAFLLTGMLTVFVYARLWRKSGVLTDLEFYEVRYSGKEAAFLRGFRALYLGVFFNICIMATVSLAAIKIGNIMLGFSPVQTLLIASVVTVIYSSLGGLKGVLITDFFQFIIAMGGILWATFVILDLPEINGLSNLLQHENVADKLNFLPDFSDTHNLLVLFIIPIAVQWWSVWYPGAEPGGGGYIAQRMLSAKNEENAIGATLFFNVAHYALRPWPWIIISLASLVLFPEVADIKKAFPNIDDSVLGHDIAFPAMLTYLPAGLAGLVLASLIAAFMSTISTHLNWGSSYVVYDFYKRFVDPNASEKALVNVGRITTVGLMVLASLLALALTSALEAFNILLSIGAGTGLLFILRWFWWRINAYSEITAMLVSFVMAIYFQLIHHRLGFDPLPDYMNLILGIIITTIAWVTVTLFTKPSDEDTLIKFYKLVSPGGPGWSKLKKIAADKGETLPDKGKAWNVPLEILMMIIGCFTVYSALFSMGYWIYGETTYALILTVLGIAGSIFLLSSWKKLKKGYAT; via the coding sequence ATGACGCTAACAGGCATTGACTGGCTATTTATAGCCCTCTTTTTCATTATCTCCACAGCGATTGGCATCATCACTTCAAGGCAAGCTGGTAAAAGTGCACAAGACTTTTTCCTCTCGGGAAGGAACATGCCATGGTGGCTACTGGGTGTTTCGATGGTTGCAACCACATTCTCTGCAGATACTCCCAACCTCGTTGCTGACATTGTAAGAAATAATGGTGTTGCAGGAAACTGGGTATGGTGGGCATTTCTCTTAACAGGTATGCTTACTGTTTTTGTTTATGCAAGATTATGGAGAAAATCTGGTGTACTTACAGATTTAGAGTTTTACGAAGTACGATACAGTGGCAAAGAAGCTGCTTTCTTAAGAGGATTTAGAGCACTTTACTTAGGTGTATTCTTTAACATCTGTATTATGGCTACAGTTTCATTAGCAGCCATTAAGATTGGTAACATTATGTTGGGCTTTTCTCCCGTACAAACTTTATTAATTGCATCAGTTGTTACTGTAATTTATAGTTCACTAGGTGGGTTAAAAGGTGTGCTTATCACTGACTTCTTTCAGTTTATCATTGCCATGGGTGGCATTTTGTGGGCTACTTTTGTTATTCTCGACTTACCAGAAATAAATGGTTTATCAAATCTTTTACAACATGAAAATGTTGCTGATAAACTCAACTTCTTACCAGATTTTTCTGATACGCATAACTTATTAGTATTATTTATAATACCTATTGCAGTGCAATGGTGGAGTGTATGGTATCCAGGTGCTGAGCCAGGTGGTGGCGGTTACATTGCTCAACGTATGCTTTCTGCTAAAAATGAAGAAAATGCTATTGGTGCAACATTATTTTTCAACGTTGCTCACTATGCTTTAAGACCTTGGCCTTGGATAATCATTTCATTAGCTTCATTAGTTCTTTTCCCAGAAGTTGCCGATATTAAAAAAGCTTTTCCTAATATCGATGATTCTGTTCTTGGACATGACATTGCATTCCCAGCTATGTTAACATATTTACCAGCAGGTTTAGCAGGTCTAGTATTGGCTTCTTTAATAGCTGCATTTATGTCTACAATTTCAACACACTTAAACTGGGGATCATCTTATGTAGTTTATGATTTTTACAAAAGATTCGTAGATCCAAACGCATCTGAGAAAGCTTTGGTGAATGTAGGAAGAATTACAACTGTAGGTTTAATGGTTTTAGCTAGCTTACTTGCGTTGGCGCTCACAAGTGCCCTAGAAGCCTTCAACATACTACTTTCGATCGGTGCAGGAACTGGTTTATTATTCATTTTAAGATGGTTTTGGTGGAGAATTAATGCTTATAGTGAAATCACTGCCATGCTTGTTTCATTTGTAATGGCCATCTATTTTCAGTTAATTCACCACAGGTTAGGATTTGATCCATTACCAGATTATATGAACCTTATTTTAGGAATCATAATCACAACAATAGCTTGGGTAACTGTTACCCTATTTACAAAACCTTCAGACGAAGACACGCTAATCAAATTTTATAAACTAGTATCTCCTGGAGGTCCGGGATGGAGCAAGTTAAAGAAAATTGCGGCAGATAAAGGTGAGACTCTTCCCGACAAAGGAAAAGCTTGGAATGTGCCTTTAGAAATCCTTATGATGATTATTGGTTGCTTTACAGTCTACTCTGCCCTATTCTCAATGGGTTACTGGATATACGGCGAAACAACCTACGCACTTATCTTAACTGTATTAGGCATTGCTGGAAGTATTTTCCTTCTATCTAGCTGGAAAAAACTCAAAAAAGGATATGCTACTTAA
- a CDS encoding serine hydrolase domain-containing protein, which produces MDSLSAVLLVAENGDVKLHKAKGYKNFETNTNLEKNDVFELASVSKQFTATAIMMLEQDGKLSFDDYLQHYLPELPYEGVTIRQMLQHISGLPDYMVLFEEHWDKSKVAGNKEIIEYLVKYHPPVLFKPGEKYEYSNTGYVLLASVVEVVSGEDFVDFLQNRVFKTGGLDKTAIRSKEEKLKMADFAWGFIYDAEKQKYLAADSFPYTDYGTYLGDRKGPGRVSSTALDLLKWDQYLRSGSLLKDSTLIVAYTPAKLNDGSEYPYGFGWGVSDDDKYGKVARHNGSNPGYSTTFIRFLDSDRTLILLCNNQSPNFAKVVDELFKVVGEVNDEERILN; this is translated from the coding sequence ATGGATTCCTTAAGCGCTGTATTATTAGTAGCTGAAAATGGGGATGTTAAACTCCATAAAGCTAAAGGTTATAAAAACTTCGAAACTAATACCAATCTCGAAAAAAATGATGTATTCGAGTTGGCTTCCGTATCAAAGCAGTTTACAGCTACAGCAATTATGATGCTTGAACAAGATGGAAAACTTAGTTTTGATGATTATTTACAGCATTATCTTCCCGAATTACCTTATGAAGGAGTTACCATTCGACAAATGCTACAACATATTTCTGGTTTACCAGATTACATGGTTCTGTTTGAAGAGCATTGGGATAAGAGCAAAGTTGCCGGAAACAAAGAAATTATAGAATATTTGGTAAAATATCATCCACCAGTTTTGTTTAAACCCGGAGAGAAATACGAATATAGTAACACCGGGTATGTGTTACTAGCAAGTGTTGTCGAAGTGGTATCAGGTGAAGACTTTGTAGACTTTTTACAAAATAGGGTTTTTAAAACTGGTGGATTAGATAAAACTGCTATTAGAAGTAAAGAAGAGAAACTGAAAATGGCAGATTTTGCTTGGGGATTTATTTATGATGCTGAGAAACAGAAATATTTAGCTGCAGATAGTTTCCCTTATACTGATTATGGAACCTATCTTGGAGATAGAAAAGGTCCAGGTAGAGTAAGTTCTACAGCATTGGATTTACTAAAATGGGATCAATATTTAAGATCGGGTAGTTTATTAAAAGATTCAACTCTTATAGTAGCCTATACTCCTGCAAAATTGAATGATGGTAGTGAGTATCCTTATGGGTTTGGATGGGGAGTAAGTGATGATGATAAATATGGAAAAGTAGCTAGACACAATGGTAGTAATCCTGGTTATAGTACTACTTTTATTAGGTTTTTAGATTCAGATAGAACGCTCATTTTATTGTGTAATAATCAGTCACCAAACTTTGCCAAAGTAGTTGACGAATTATTTAAGGTAGTTGGAGAAGTAAATGACGAAGAAAGAATTTTAAATTAA
- a CDS encoding YfiR family protein: protein MKGFRHLSFSIFSLLYITVSLHAFGYAQTNLPQLPTPERKAYLTRLIADFVFWPNEEQENNDPFIISVFNDENFFRYLLYLYKDVRFKNRITKIEHITSVDEIDGSQILFVTSTSEEVLEEILNKTKNEPILTIGDQEEFGKKGVIVNFYAENEELKFEINFLSYQNSDLQIDSRLFDVARIID from the coding sequence ATGAAGGGATTTAGGCATTTATCATTTTCGATATTCTCCTTACTGTATATTACAGTATCTCTGCATGCATTTGGATATGCCCAAACTAATCTACCCCAACTTCCTACACCTGAACGAAAAGCCTATCTTACTAGATTAATTGCAGATTTTGTTTTCTGGCCAAATGAAGAGCAAGAAAATAATGATCCGTTTATTATCAGTGTTTTTAATGATGAGAACTTTTTTAGATATCTATTATATCTATATAAAGATGTTAGATTTAAAAATAGAATAACTAAGATTGAACATATTACAAGTGTAGATGAGATAGATGGTAGTCAAATATTATTTGTTACCTCTACTTCAGAAGAAGTGTTAGAAGAGATTTTAAATAAAACTAAAAATGAACCTATTCTGACAATCGGAGATCAGGAAGAGTTTGGTAAAAAAGGTGTTATAGTTAATTTCTATGCTGAAAATGAAGAACTTAAATTTGAAATTAACTTCCTTTCGTATCAAAATTCCGATTTACAGATAGACTCAAGACTTTTTGATGTCGCAAGGATTATAGATTAA
- a CDS encoding ATP-binding protein: MFKNLSIKGKLILIILTVTTFALILGFIAVFITFRSGLYEDLSHSMLNTAKIVADYSITPVRFDDKERAIDILEKLNNEPQIECVHIEKNNGEILAFYNNECEIPNIAIPNGGEALFYNGYLHIIQPIVYKNNTLGRIYLKASTEEINNKSSRIIVNLLAIALLIVILAYLFASRLQKLISSPIMKLTQATKQITNESNYSLRVTKKNNDEIGTLYDGFNVMLKQIEYQQAEEKKSKKALQLSEEKYRNIYQNSIIGIFQCNIENAELIEANDKTWEMLNIRPTKDSLVNKVISVKDALRIRRSVKDNGFIENYEITLDSNGVRTWVSISGKYLSVGDEEIFEGVIKDITEEKESFLELKRVNYELDNFVYHTSHDLRSPLLSILGLISISKNEKSLDAVLYYFELIEKSVKRLDALVINLLTLSRNSRVDEKQQLIDIQETINETIEILNLNKPEKLEIYTDIKQHSKFYSDQTRLNIILNNLISNAYKYQNPSEDKPFVRIEVEITEKEFNLSIQDNGLGISQESQAKVFEMFYRATDQAHGSGLGLYIVKNVIEKLDGSIRFTSAIRKGTTFHVKLPNHVEEAILAEEESK, encoded by the coding sequence ATGTTTAAAAATTTATCTATTAAGGGAAAGCTAATTTTAATTATTCTTACTGTAACCACATTCGCCCTCATACTTGGTTTTATAGCCGTATTTATCACGTTTAGATCGGGTTTATATGAAGATTTAAGCCACAGCATGCTAAACACAGCTAAAATTGTAGCAGATTATAGTATTACTCCAGTCAGGTTCGACGACAAAGAAAGAGCAATAGATATTCTCGAAAAACTCAATAATGAACCGCAAATCGAATGTGTTCACATTGAAAAAAACAACGGTGAAATACTGGCCTTTTACAACAATGAATGTGAAATTCCTAATATAGCGATTCCCAATGGTGGCGAAGCCTTATTTTATAATGGATACTTACACATTATTCAGCCTATCGTTTATAAAAACAATACTTTAGGTAGAATATACTTAAAAGCATCAACAGAAGAAATTAATAATAAATCTAGTCGGATTATAGTCAATTTGCTTGCAATTGCCTTATTAATAGTAATTCTAGCTTATTTGTTTGCAAGTAGACTGCAAAAGTTAATTTCTAGCCCTATAATGAAACTCACTCAGGCTACTAAACAGATTACAAATGAAAGTAATTATTCTCTAAGAGTTACGAAGAAAAATAATGATGAGATAGGGACGCTCTACGATGGATTTAATGTGATGCTTAAACAAATTGAGTATCAACAAGCAGAAGAGAAAAAGAGTAAGAAAGCGCTTCAACTTAGTGAAGAGAAATACAGAAACATCTACCAAAACTCTATTATTGGCATTTTCCAATGCAATATAGAAAACGCAGAGCTAATCGAAGCAAATGATAAAACTTGGGAGATGTTAAACATCAGACCAACTAAAGATTCATTGGTTAATAAAGTAATTTCTGTAAAAGATGCTTTAAGAATTAGGAGAAGTGTAAAGGACAATGGTTTTATTGAAAACTACGAAATTACACTAGACTCTAATGGAGTTCGCACTTGGGTTTCTATCTCAGGTAAATACCTTTCTGTAGGCGACGAAGAAATATTTGAAGGTGTTATAAAAGATATTACAGAAGAAAAAGAAAGCTTCTTAGAACTCAAACGAGTTAATTATGAGCTTGATAACTTTGTTTATCATACTTCACACGATTTAAGATCTCCACTCCTATCTATTTTAGGTTTAATATCAATCTCTAAAAATGAAAAATCGTTAGATGCTGTACTTTACTATTTTGAACTCATCGAGAAAAGTGTAAAAAGGCTTGATGCTTTGGTTATAAATCTACTTACACTTTCTAGAAACAGTCGGGTTGATGAGAAGCAACAGTTAATAGATATTCAAGAAACTATTAATGAAACGATTGAAATTCTAAACCTAAATAAACCTGAAAAGCTTGAAATTTACACAGATATTAAGCAACACAGTAAATTTTATTCAGACCAAACAAGACTTAACATCATCTTAAATAATCTTATTTCAAATGCTTACAAATACCAAAACCCATCAGAAGATAAACCATTTGTAAGAATTGAAGTGGAGATTACTGAAAAAGAGTTTAACCTTTCCATTCAAGATAACGGATTAGGTATAAGTCAGGAAAGTCAGGCTAAGGTATTCGAAATGTTCTACAGAGCAACCGATCAGGCGCATGGCTCTGGTTTAGGATTATACATTGTAAAAAATGTAATAGAAAAGCTAGATGGAAGTATTAGATTCACTTCTGCTATTAGAAAAGGCACAACCTTCCATGTTAAACTTCCAAACCACGTAGAAGAAGCTATTTTAGCTGAAGAAGAATCAAAGTAA
- a CDS encoding DUF5686 and carboxypeptidase-like regulatory domain-containing protein gives MKNNFSAYILFTIISLILGVNQVWAQTTVITGKITDSDTGEGMPFVNVYFAGTTKGATTNFEGFYKLSTDNPGDSLTASYVGYKEKVKAIKKGATQQIDFQLIPDATTLEAIEIVYGEYENPAWEILRNVVDNKDKNDKRSLEAFEHESYTKIEIDVDNITSKFREKKIVRKITNVLDSIQSIAGEDGKPILPIFISESLSDVYYIRDPERKKEHIKKSKVTGIGITDGSTVSQLIGSSFQEYNFYKSWMTIVEKDFVSPISESWKGFYDYDLQKENVIIGGIPCYQIAFTPKRPEDLAFTGTMWIADSINNYALKQVDVTIPSTANLNFVEKIKIQQEYEMVVKNGAWLPNKTRVIIDIGEIRDDWAGMLAKFYVSNKDFKINEPKDLKFYDQEVLLDERALISDDQFWEENRHDPLSATEKNVYHMIDTMKNLPVVKTYVEVANIALYGYKKVGKIDVGPYLYMYNRNDIEGHRFRMGFKTNVDFSKKLILRGYGAYGTEDERFKYSLSAEYIASRKPWTVFGISRRDDIDQVGIFSDNLDNNPLFNSFSSFGTLRRPYMHQINKIWARTDIFKGVTFQTTFRNRDIKPLFPFIYETDGSDINYKSDFSVSEIMFELRFAPGETYIQNDNERISLGSGNSPEISLRYTHGIKGFLNSDFTVHKFNASLKQSFRMGVLGRTSYLLSGGYIPSTLPYPLLEAHLGNESIFYNENSFNLMNFFEFVSDRYASLSMIHRFEGLIINRVPLLRKLNWRLFVSGKALYGRVSDANLNLTPDVDPLGNPVDGFQALGKDPYLELGYGIENIFRFIRVDFMHRLNYLDTDASKFGVKLSAQFRL, from the coding sequence TTGAAAAATAATTTTTCTGCATACATCTTATTTACTATTATCAGTCTGATTTTAGGTGTAAATCAGGTTTGGGCTCAGACAACAGTTATAACAGGCAAAATTACTGATAGCGATACTGGTGAGGGTATGCCTTTTGTAAATGTTTACTTTGCAGGTACAACAAAAGGTGCAACCACAAACTTTGAGGGCTTTTATAAACTATCTACAGATAATCCCGGAGATTCTTTAACAGCTTCTTATGTTGGTTATAAAGAGAAAGTAAAAGCTATAAAGAAGGGAGCCACCCAGCAAATTGATTTCCAGCTTATTCCAGATGCTACTACACTCGAAGCTATCGAAATTGTTTATGGAGAATACGAAAACCCTGCCTGGGAAATTCTTCGAAATGTGGTTGATAATAAAGATAAAAACGATAAGCGCTCATTAGAAGCTTTTGAGCATGAGAGCTACACTAAGATAGAAATAGATGTAGATAACATTACCTCGAAGTTTAGGGAGAAAAAAATCGTTAGAAAAATCACTAATGTGCTGGATAGTATCCAGAGTATTGCTGGTGAAGATGGTAAGCCAATTTTACCCATTTTCATTTCTGAATCACTATCTGATGTTTATTATATCCGCGATCCTGAGCGGAAAAAAGAACACATTAAAAAATCAAAAGTTACAGGTATTGGTATAACAGATGGTTCTACAGTTTCGCAATTGATAGGTTCATCTTTTCAAGAATATAACTTCTATAAAAGTTGGATGACAATCGTAGAAAAAGATTTTGTTTCTCCAATTTCTGAAAGCTGGAAGGGTTTTTACGATTACGATCTACAAAAAGAAAATGTGATAATTGGAGGGATACCTTGTTATCAGATTGCATTTACACCTAAACGCCCAGAAGACCTGGCATTTACTGGGACAATGTGGATTGCCGATTCTATAAATAATTATGCCTTAAAACAAGTCGATGTTACCATTCCATCTACTGCCAACTTAAACTTTGTTGAAAAAATTAAAATCCAGCAAGAGTATGAAATGGTGGTAAAAAATGGCGCTTGGTTGCCAAACAAAACCAGAGTAATAATTGACATTGGAGAAATTAGAGACGATTGGGCGGGTATGTTGGCTAAGTTTTATGTATCTAATAAAGATTTCAAAATTAATGAACCCAAAGACCTTAAGTTTTACGATCAAGAGGTATTGTTAGATGAGCGAGCATTAATTTCTGATGATCAATTCTGGGAAGAAAACAGACACGATCCATTAAGTGCTACAGAAAAAAATGTGTATCACATGATTGATACCATGAAAAATCTGCCTGTAGTAAAAACTTATGTAGAAGTGGCCAACATTGCTTTGTATGGTTATAAAAAGGTAGGTAAAATAGATGTAGGACCATATTTGTACATGTATAACCGGAATGATATTGAAGGTCATAGATTTAGAATGGGTTTTAAAACGAATGTAGATTTTAGTAAAAAACTTATCCTGAGAGGTTATGGGGCTTATGGAACAGAAGACGAGCGTTTTAAATATAGTTTAAGTGCTGAATATATTGCTTCTAGAAAGCCTTGGACAGTCTTTGGTATTTCTAGAAGAGACGATATAGATCAAGTTGGAATATTTAGCGATAACTTGGATAATAACCCGTTATTTAATTCCTTTTCATCTTTCGGTACATTGAGGCGACCATACATGCATCAGATAAATAAAATATGGGCTCGAACTGATATTTTCAAAGGAGTTACATTTCAAACGACTTTTAGAAATAGAGATATAAAGCCTCTTTTTCCTTTTATTTATGAAACTGATGGGAGTGACATTAATTACAAGTCAGATTTTTCTGTGAGTGAGATAATGTTTGAATTGAGGTTTGCTCCCGGAGAAACATATATTCAAAATGACAATGAAAGAATTAGTCTTGGTTCAGGGAATAGCCCCGAAATTTCGCTGAGGTATACGCATGGTATAAAGGGGTTTTTAAATAGTGATTTTACGGTTCACAAGTTTAATGCATCACTAAAACAAAGCTTTAGAATGGGGGTACTAGGTAGAACTAGCTATCTATTATCTGGAGGTTATATTCCTTCTACTTTGCCTTATCCATTATTAGAAGCTCACCTCGGTAACGAATCAATTTTCTATAATGAAAATTCATTTAACCTCATGAATTTCTTTGAATTTGTGAGTGACAGATATGCTTCACTTTCAATGATACACAGGTTTGAAGGGCTAATTATAAATAGAGTGCCTTTGCTTAGAAAATTGAATTGGAGGTTGTTTGTGAGCGGAAAAGCACTCTATGGTAGAGTTTCTGATGCTAATCTTAATCTTACACCAGATGTAGACCCATTGGGTAATCCTGTAGATGGTTTTCAAGCCTTAGGTAAAGATCCTTATTTAGAATTGGGCTACGGAATAGAAAACATCTTTAGGTTTATTAGAGTAGACTTTATGCATAGATTGAATTATTTAGATACAGATGCAAGTAAGTTTGGTGTTAAGCTCTCTGCGCAATTCAGGTTGTAA
- a CDS encoding aminotransferase class IV encodes MLVSYNFKQIDHKEFQVSFSDRGFRYGDGLFETIIYQKNKIRFFKDHLKRLKNGMKALGIEGAEGIKKDLLEQQIVRLISKNKLHGRIKVRINVWRKSGGLYLPNNNHFNILITTEEQPNVYEFKAIKIAFSKEVNVSFSPFSRFKTTNALPYIIASIEKQKRGFDDVVICDSKKRVAECVASNIFWVKDKVIYTPSLKTGCIAGIARKNIIKKLTKAGVKVLEVAEKKEILLEADSIFLSNVNGIVHVQKLEDKTFEIYDLVDSIFS; translated from the coding sequence ATGCTGGTAAGTTATAACTTCAAACAAATAGACCATAAAGAGTTTCAAGTATCATTTAGCGACAGAGGCTTTAGATATGGCGATGGTTTATTTGAAACAATCATATATCAAAAGAATAAAATTAGATTCTTTAAAGATCATCTCAAGAGATTAAAAAATGGGATGAAGGCTTTAGGTATTGAAGGTGCTGAAGGTATAAAAAAAGACTTACTTGAGCAGCAGATTGTTAGACTAATTTCTAAAAATAAACTGCATGGCAGAATAAAAGTAAGAATTAATGTTTGGCGAAAATCGGGAGGTTTATACTTGCCAAACAATAATCACTTCAACATTCTAATTACAACAGAAGAGCAACCTAATGTTTATGAATTTAAAGCCATAAAAATCGCTTTTAGCAAAGAAGTAAATGTTAGTTTTAGTCCATTTTCGAGGTTTAAAACTACTAATGCCCTACCTTATATAATTGCCTCTATAGAAAAGCAAAAGAGAGGTTTTGATGATGTAGTAATTTGTGATTCAAAAAAACGAGTTGCTGAGTGTGTAGCAAGCAATATTTTTTGGGTTAAAGATAAGGTAATTTATACACCAAGCTTAAAAACAGGCTGTATTGCTGGAATTGCAAGAAAAAATATCATTAAAAAGCTTACAAAAGCTGGGGTAAAAGTATTAGAAGTAGCAGAAAAAAAAGAAATACTTTTAGAAGCAGACAGTATTTTTTTAAGTAATGTGAATGGTATTGTTCACGTACAAAAATTAGAAGATAAAACTTTCGAGATTTACGACCTAGTTGATTCAATTTTTAGCTAA
- the smpB gene encoding SsrA-binding protein SmpB has protein sequence MAKKLEVKKDVSVRNKKAKFEYHLIDKYTAGIVLKGSEIKGIRTGKVSLVDSFCLFIGDELWIRNLHISPYEMGSFYNHEAKADRKLLLNKRELRKLEAGSKDTGVTIIPYHLFINDRGFAKVQIALAKGKKIYDKRQDIKEKDLKREMSYR, from the coding sequence ATGGCAAAGAAATTAGAAGTAAAAAAAGACGTAAGCGTAAGAAATAAGAAAGCAAAATTTGAATATCATTTGATAGACAAATACACTGCTGGTATTGTACTTAAAGGTTCAGAGATTAAAGGAATCAGAACAGGTAAGGTAAGTTTGGTAGATTCTTTTTGTTTATTTATCGGTGATGAGCTTTGGATTAGAAATTTACATATTTCTCCTTATGAAATGGGAAGTTTTTATAACCACGAAGCGAAAGCAGATAGAAAGTTATTACTCAACAAAAGAGAGTTGAGAAAACTAGAGGCTGGTAGCAAAGATACTGGTGTCACTATTATTCCTTATCACTTATTTATTAATGATAGAGGTTTTGCTAAAGTGCAAATTGCATTAGCAAAAGGTAAAAAAATCTACGATAAACGACAGGATATTAAAGAAAAAGACCTGAAAAGAGAAATGAGTTATAGATAA
- a CDS encoding 2-phosphosulfolactate phosphatase → MYNIEVCLSPELIHLYQPEGKTVVVTDIFRATSCMVSGLAKGVKQIKTVAEIEESVPFHEQGYFRAGERNGNKIEGFELGNSPFDFIEEQYIGERIVMTTTNGTRAISLSQKADQIVIGAFLNLKAVTEYLSQPEKDLLIVCAGWKGRFSMEDTLFAGALCSELKDNYESNDDSALAANSLYQLAKNDLYGYLLQASHTKRLDGLKFKKDIHFCLDKNQFSNVPVLKEGFIENA, encoded by the coding sequence ATGTATAATATAGAAGTTTGTCTTTCTCCTGAGCTGATACACTTATATCAGCCAGAGGGAAAAACAGTAGTGGTTACTGATATTTTTAGAGCAACTTCATGCATGGTTTCAGGCTTGGCAAAGGGAGTAAAACAGATAAAAACAGTAGCGGAAATAGAAGAAAGTGTGCCTTTTCACGAGCAAGGTTATTTTAGAGCAGGTGAGCGAAATGGCAATAAGATAGAAGGTTTTGAGTTGGGTAATTCTCCTTTTGATTTTATAGAAGAGCAATATATTGGTGAGCGTATAGTAATGACAACAACCAATGGAACTCGAGCTATTTCATTATCACAAAAGGCAGATCAGATTGTAATTGGTGCTTTTTTAAACTTAAAAGCAGTAACTGAGTATTTATCTCAACCTGAAAAAGATTTATTAATAGTTTGTGCCGGTTGGAAAGGCAGGTTTAGTATGGAAGATACGCTTTTTGCTGGGGCACTATGCTCGGAGTTAAAAGACAACTACGAAAGCAACGATGACTCTGCATTAGCAGCAAACTCATTGTATCAACTTGCTAAAAATGATCTTTATGGTTATCTTCTGCAAGCAAGTCATACAAAAAGATTAGACGGATTAAAATTTAAAAAAGACATTCATTTTTGTCTAGATAAAAATCAATTTTCTAATGTGCCTGTATTAAAAGAAGGTTTTATAGAGAATGCATAA